A single genomic interval of Octopus bimaculoides isolate UCB-OBI-ISO-001 chromosome 10, ASM119413v2, whole genome shotgun sequence harbors:
- the LOC106875253 gene encoding uncharacterized protein LOC106875253 codes for MNSSTQNYNFQAAISIKVPLFSTLDPPLWFCYIVAQFASSRITSNATRLTHIIGSLSPEILNEVRELIMAPPDTVSFDTFKTTLLTRMEESQQKRLCQLLLTEELGDKKPSQLLRQMKQLMGDDNLPNRVLKQLFRQHLPSNTQVVLTATKDSKSVVELTELADRIADVPRSCPSLSAVVTAAPPTNPFPPSTSATDLAELQALMTEQASQIQLLTTKIQALSYNRHHHSNSPVR; via the coding sequence ATGAACTCCAGCACACAGAACTACAATTTCCAGGCTGCAATCTCCATCAAAGTACCACTCTTTTCGACTCTTGATCCTCCATTGTGGTTCTGTTATATCGTGGCCCAGTTTGCTTCGAGCCGCATTACAAGCAATGCCACTCGCCTCACACATATTATCGGGTCCTTATCACCCGAAATCCTGAATGAGGTCCGCGAACTTATCATGGCTCCTCCCGACACGGTATCATTTGATACCTTCAAAACTACGCTGCTCACCAGGATGGAAGAGTCTCAACAAAAGCGTCTCTGCCAGCTACTTCTCACAGAAGAATTAGGGGACAAGAAGCCCTCCCAGCTCTTGCGACAAATGAAGCAACTCATGGGAGATGATAATCTACCCAACAGAGTGTTGAAGCAGCTCTTTCGACAACATTTGCCATCTAATACACAAGTGGTCCTCACTGCCACCAAAGACAGCAAGTCAGTGGTGGAACTCACTGAATTAGCCGACCGCATTGCCGATGTCCCACGCAGTTGTCCGTCCCTGTCAGCAGTTGTAACAGCAGCTCCACCAACCAATCCTTTCCCGCCTTCCACCAGCGCAACAGATCTGGCCGAACTACAAGCTTTAATGACAGAGCAGGCATCACAGATACAGCTCCTGACAACGAAAATACAAGCCTTATCATACAACAGGCACCACCACAGCAACAGTCCCGTACGATGA